GAAGAGCTAATCAACTTGGTCGCCTCAAATATTGGCAGCCTAACCAATCCAACAAAGTTGGAAAATTGCTTCAAATCTGTCAAACAAAGCTGTCTTTCAAAAGATACCATCAAGAACTATATAGACTTGATGCAAGATGCTTTTATCATCGAGAAATCCATCAGATTTGACATCAAAGGCAAGAAATACATTGACACACCATCAAAATATTACTTCACAGACTTAGGGTTACGTAACGCCAGACTTAATTTTCGCCAGACAGAATTTACACATCTCTTGGAAAACGCAATATACAATGAATTGCGTCTTAGAGGCTATTCTGTTGATGTGGGACAAATACCAATTTTTACGATTAGAGAGGATGGTAAGCGGCAACGCAGTACATTAGAAGTCGATTTCGTTTGCAATCTGGGCTATAAGAGATGCTACATACAGTCTGCCTATGCCTTGCCAACAGAAGACAAAATGAAACAAGAGTTCAACTCTCTTTTGCGCATAAAAGACAGTTTCAAGAAAATAGTCATCGTAGGAACGCCCACTCCGACTTACCAGAACGAGGAAGGTATCCTTACCATAAACATTTATGATTTCTTGATGAATCCAGAAAGTTTGAACATCTAAAATCGAAAAAGAGAGGCGAGCTTCACAGCCAGCCTCTCCCGAGAGATTTATAGAAAATGCCACTCATGGCATTCCTATATCGTTGATTAAAAATATTATCTTATTAAAATTCCATTACAGCGATTACTCACCGTAACCCGTATTCTGCTTGATGTTAGGGTTGGCGTTGATCTCTGCCTGCGGAATGGCAGCAATAGCCTTGAAGTAATCACGGTTGAAAGACTGAGCTTCCTTGCTCAATGTCTTGTGCCAACCCTTATCAGCTTCACTTGTATAACGGGTGATAGTCTCGTTATTACGCAAAGCATCAAAGTAACGCTGTCCCTCGCCAATCAACTCCTTACGACGCTCAATCAAGATACGCTCAAGTGTGATGTTATCCACTGTAGCCAAAGAAGCCACTGTTGTGGTACGGTTCTTTACCAAATCATTCAGATACTCTACAGCCTTAGTCTTGTCATTATTTCTAAATGCACACTCTGCAGCTGTCAAGTAAACCTCAGAAAGACGGATAATTGGAACGATAGTAACATTACGAAGATTACCACCTTGACCACGCAACTTGTTCAGAAATACCTTGTTGGTACCATAAGTTGCCACCTCTTTGGCTGCAGTTGCAGGCAAGAACATATCGTTACGAACATCTTCTGGGTCTGAAGTAAGCATGTCAACAAACTTCTTAGTAGCAACCATTTCCTTGTAGCCATCACGCTGCTGAAGGTTACCGATACCATTCAAGTCATTGTTGTCTGTAGAACCTGCCACATTGAGACGGAACAAGAACTCACTCTCATTAGGAGTTGAAGCATCCCATGCTTTGAAGTATTGGTCACGAGTCCACAACGCTGCGCCAGAATTCTTGATAATATCCTCAGCAACAGACAAGGCGTTAGCATAATCACCCATATTCAAATAAACACGAGAAAGGATTGCCTTTGCTCCCCAAACGCTTACATAACCTGGTTCTGTCTCTGTAGCAAGAGCATTAGAGCTGATAGCCTCAGTCAAATCCTTCACTACTTGGGTGTAAACCTCAGCAACAGTGCTACGAGCAGGTTTTGCATTAGACTCCAGCACTCCTGTTACCAATGGTACACCAAGAGATGCACCCTGATCCTCTGTATATGGCTTACCATAGATACGAACAAGGTCAAAATGAGCAAGGGCACGGAGTACCTTTGCCTCTGCCGCATACTGGTCAATAGTAGCCTTAGCCTCTGCTGCATCGCTCAAAGCACCACCTTCTGCAGCA
This is a stretch of genomic DNA from Segatella hominis. It encodes these proteins:
- a CDS encoding RagB/SusD family nutrient uptake outer membrane protein, with the translated sequence MKVLKSIYKVMGCAILAASLSSCVNDWLDVAPSDGTDADAALTSSSDLAAARTGMYAALKGNSNLVDYYGQQFFVYGDVHAGDDYQYNNLGGSNRASFYYDMNYQTASEFSSSISSSNVAWKSPYIVIGRANRIIAAAEGGALSDAAEAKATIDQYAAEAKVLRALAHFDLVRIYGKPYTEDQGASLGVPLVTGVLESNAKPARSTVAEVYTQVVKDLTEAISSNALATETEPGYVSVWGAKAILSRVYLNMGDYANALSVAEDIIKNSGAALWTRDQYFKAWDASTPNESEFLFRLNVAGSTDNNDLNGIGNLQQRDGYKEMVATKKFVDMLTSDPEDVRNDMFLPATAAKEVATYGTNKVFLNKLRGQGGNLRNVTIVPIIRLSEVYLTAAECAFRNNDKTKAVEYLNDLVKNRTTTVASLATVDNITLERILIERRKELIGEGQRYFDALRNNETITRYTSEADKGWHKTLSKEAQSFNRDYFKAIAAIPQAEINANPNIKQNTGYGE